In the genome of Roseovarius sp. Pro17, the window GGTGCGTCTGACCGGCAACATGGAGCGTTACATCTGGTCCATCAATGGCGTGAAAATGGATGATGCCGAGCCGATCCGCCTGAAATACGGCGAGCGTGTCCGCTTCAAGTTCGTCAATGAAACGATGATGTCACACCCGATGCACCTGCACGGCATGTGGTCGATCCTCGACACAGGCAAGGGCAAATGGGACCCGATCAAGCACACGGTCAGCATCGCGCCCGGTACCACCGTCTATACCGAAACCGAGGTCGATGCGACGGGCCAATGGGCTTTCCACTGCCACCTGTCCTACCACGCCGAAGCGGGCATGTTCCGCAAGGTAATCGTCGAAGGTGGTCCGGCATGAACAGCGTTAGCAAAACAAGGATTGAACCGATGAAAACGATCTACCTGCCCGCTCTCGGTGCGGTGCTGGTGTCCATGGCCTGGACGCCGGCAGCAGCCGAGCCGATCATCTGGGGCTTTCAAGCCGAGCAACTCGAATACCGGTTCAACGACGGAGAAGACGCGTTCGTCTGGGATTTCGACGCGCTTGCCGGGTCGGACGAGCTGCGCTTTGTCTGGCGCAGCGAAGGCGAGGTTGGCGAATCCTCGGGTGACTTTGAGGGGTTGGAGAACCAGCTGCGCCTGCAAATGCCGATCTCGCCCTTCTTTGACGCGGTCGTCGGCATTCAGGCCAGCACGCCGGACGGGGCGCCGGACCGTTACAACGCCGTCTTTGGCGTCAAGGGACTGGCACCGCAATGGTTCGAGATCGACGCGGATCTCTATGTGTCGGATCACCCGTTCTTCCGGGTCGAGGCGGAATATGAGGCGCTGCTGACGAACCGCCTGATCCTGACGCCCAGCGTCGAGATGACCTTTCCTCTCAAGGATGATGCCGCCCGCAATCAGGGCGCTGGCGGGCCGACATTCGAGATCGGAGCGCGCGTCAGCTATGATCTGATCGACCGCGCCGTATCGCCCTATGTCGGCATCAATTACGAGCGGTCTTTCGGGGATACCGCAGACATGCTGCGCGCGGCGGGCGAGGACAAGGACGCGTTCTCCGTCGTCGTCGGCACGCGCATCATGTTCTAACGGGCGCAATGACACGAGTGCATCCCGCAGGCCTGCGGGATGCGTACCGGGGGACAAGTCAACTCTGGTCGCTGTCCTTTCGAGGCAGAACCAAAGCGGCGATCAACCCACCTTCTGGCCGGTTTTCCAGACGAACATCGCCCCCATGGGCACGGGCGATCGTCCGGGCAATGGACAGGCCCAGCCCGGTCCCACCGGTATTGCGCGAGCGTGACTTTTCCAGCCGGAAAAACGGCTCGAAGACACGTTCCATATCCGCGTCGGGAATGCCGGGGCCGCTATCCAGAATTTCGATGGCCACAGTTTCCGTGCCGCCCCGAGCAGACACGGTGGCGCCACTTCCGTATCGCTGCGCATTCACAATGAGGTTGCGCAAGGCGCGGCGCATCGCATTTGGGCGCAGCCGTGCATGTATCTGGCCAACGTCGCCGATCTCGAAACCTCCGTGCATGTCCTGTTGCAGCTTTTCCAGAAAAGCCCGGATGTCCACCGTCTGAACTTCCTCCGAGGTAGCCATGCCGCGCGCGAAGGCCAGGGTCCTTTCGACCATGTCCTGCATCTCTTCAATAGAAGAGATCATGCTGGCGCGAATATCCTCGTCGTCGACGATTTCGGCATGGACACGAAGCGCCGTCAGCGGCGAGCGCAAATCGTGGCCCAGTGCGGCCAGAACCTTTGTACGATCAGCGATGTGACGTGTCAGGCGGTCCTGCATATCGTTGAAGGCAACCGTCAGATCGCGCACTTCGCGCGGACCCATCGCAGGCAGCGTGCCCGGCGCTTCACCCCTGCCAAAGCTCTCGGCCGCGGACGCCACGCGCCGCAGCGGTCCCGTCAAACGGCTCAACAAAAACCATATCGCAGCAACCAGCAGCAGAGCGGCGGTGATACCAAAACTAAGGGTTGAGACGAGCGGCCATTGAAGCGGAGGCCGGTTGAACCGCGTATCGACGTTCAACCATCGCCCGTCCTGCAGCCCCACCGACACGGTCATCTCGAGCGTCAGCAGCCCGCCAGGAACCATTTGCAGATGCATATTGGTGCCGTCTGCGTTGATATGGGACATTGGCATCAGCGTCCCCTCGGCCTCGTGCAGTTCGACCCGGATCGGGCGATTGTCCTCGGGGCCCAGAAGCGCGCGCATGCG includes:
- a CDS encoding copper resistance protein B; the encoded protein is MKTIYLPALGAVLVSMAWTPAAAEPIIWGFQAEQLEYRFNDGEDAFVWDFDALAGSDELRFVWRSEGEVGESSGDFEGLENQLRLQMPISPFFDAVVGIQASTPDGAPDRYNAVFGVKGLAPQWFEIDADLYVSDHPFFRVEAEYEALLTNRLILTPSVEMTFPLKDDAARNQGAGGPTFEIGARVSYDLIDRAVSPYVGINYERSFGDTADMLRAAGEDKDAFSVVVGTRIMF
- a CDS encoding ATP-binding protein, with translation MRRFLGSLRGQLVLLIIGALVLAQAISLWLFVDERGLAVRAALGSEAAGRAANVARLIEEAPLELQPSILRAADSPLVRFDVTSQPTVDHLQHVDGGSIEARMRALLGPEDNRPIRVELHEAEGTLMPMSHINADGTNMHLQMVPGGLLTLEMTVSVGLQDGRWLNVDTRFNRPPLQWPLVSTLSFGITAALLLVAAIWFLLSRLTGPLRRVASAAESFGRGEAPGTLPAMGPREVRDLTVAFNDMQDRLTRHIADRTKVLAALGHDLRSPLTALRVHAEIVDDEDIRASMISSIEEMQDMVERTLAFARGMATSEEVQTVDIRAFLEKLQQDMHGGFEIGDVGQIHARLRPNAMRRALRNLIVNAQRYGSGATVSARGGTETVAIEILDSGPGIPDADMERVFEPFFRLEKSRSRNTGGTGLGLSIARTIARAHGGDVRLENRPEGGLIAALVLPRKDSDQS